The genomic window CATTTTTGCTGATGACCTTTGTGCCTAGGTGGTCGGGTGCCGCGCACAAGGCTGTCAGCCGGCCCGAGCCTTTAGCCAACTTCTCGGCATGTGGAGTGAGACTATGCGTTAGCACCAATGCTGGCTTTCCTCTTTCAAGTTCTGACTCAAGGTGGGTTTGGAGGTGCGCGTCATTGAAGCCAAAGCCCAGTATCAGATATCTGGATGCCTTATCGATTTCACGATTGGCGCGCTCGCGATGTGAATCAAACGGCTTGTTATAGCCGTCGCGATACTTGTTTAGACCGGGTGTAATAATAAGTCGTTGGAGACCCAATGGGAAAGGGCAGCGGACAGGTCCAGAATGATGCTGATACCAATCGAGGCTTCCGTGAGGCTTTAGTACGACGGCATGCTTGCTGATGTTTAATTTTACACCTGTCTTTGTTTTGTCTATCCTTTTGCAGAGGAGCAGGTGAGAAGATTCTGGATCCAGGCGACCAAAATGTTGGCCTACAAAGAGCGTATTCAAAGAAAGGCCGGATTGCTCTACGGCTACCTCGACGAGTCGATCGTAGTTTGTAGTTACGATAGGAATTCCGTTCTCAGGCTTTAGTAGATGTGGTATAAGTCTGGTGAGCCGAAGCGTTTTGTTGCCATTAACAACTTGCTCAATGACTTGCCTTTCCGCCTCTAGGATTAATTTGCTTGTCAACTCGACGATGACTGCTTCAAGTGCGTCACTCGGTCTGTTTCGTGACAGGGCGGATTCGAGGTCAATGTTATTTTTCAAATCGCTCGCAATGGGAGACCACTCGGGTTGGACTTCGCTCGTGATTCGATTCGGTACGTTCTCTAGTAGATGGTCAGCCAGCTTACCCATACCTGGAATGCCTTCTGCTGCAGAGAGGCCAGATCCCACAATGATGGCCAAGCCATCACTGAAATGGCCTTGCAGCTGCCGCTTGAACTCATTTAGATCCATTGTGCGATCGGTCGATTCCCAAGACATGGGATTTGGCTTTTCCAGCCGCGGTTGACTATAGCATCCTATCAGTCGGGGGCTTTTTCAAGGCTTCGGAAAAAATAGACGGAGATGGCCAGAAAGTGTGGGAGCCAACGGGGCAGGAGCCAACGAGGAGCCAACGGGGAGAGGGGCCAACGGGGTCATTCTGGAGGAGCCAACGGGGTCGGAGCCAACGGGGTCATTCTGGTCACGGGGAGCCAACGGGGTCATTCTGGGGAGCCAACGGGGTCAGGGGGAGCAAACGGGGGAGCCAAGGGGGGGGAGCCAAAGGGGTCAGGGGGGGAGCCAAAGGGGTCAGAGCGGGGGGGAGCCAAAGGGGTCATGGGGAGCCAAAGGGGTCATTCTGGTCATCCGCAGCAGACTGGGTAATATAGGCCGCGATGGTCAGCTGTGAGGGAGCCCCGCGATTCGGAAGTCGGCGCCCTCGGTAGTGTCCGGCGTCTCGCCTTCGGGGCGGAGCTCGGGGTCGAGGGCTTCGAACGGGTTGATCCGCACGGACCGGTCGGGGAAGCGGGCGACGATCTCGAGCTGGCCGCCCATGGCCTCGATGAAGCCCCGCAGCGTGCTCAGGTCCATGTCGCTGCGGCGCTCGAGCCTGGAGATGGCGGCCTGGTTGACGTGCAGGGTCTTCGCCAGCTCCGCCTGCGTCTGCTCGCGGGCCTCGCGCAACTGGCGGAGAGTCGCCTCCTCGGCGATCAGCTCCGCCGCCCGGTCGCGGACGGCTTGCTGCTCGGCCGCCGGCAGGGTGGCCAGGTCATCTTCGAGCCGCGTCGTCTTTCGTGCCTCATTGCCCCAGGCGTTCGAGGTGCCGGCGGAATCGCTCGTCGGCGATGGGGATGAAGGTCCTGTACCAGCGCCTGTCGCCCGCTTGTTGCCGCCGATCAATGGGATAGCCGCCCGATTCGGATCGAAGGCGAAGAGGAGTCGCCAGGGATCGTCCTGGTATTGCACCCGCCGTTCTTTGATACTGGCGAGCCCCGAACCCTGGTGAGGCCGCTGGCGCTCGATCACGGGTATAGCTGGAGCTTCATCCAGGAGATCCTCGCGATCCGCTGGACGTCCCGATTCCTCTGCAGGGCCGCCACGGCGACGCGACCGATCGCCGTCGGGCCGCGGATGGAGCCCTCGTCGCGATCGACCTGGAAATGTTCATTCCAGACGTCGAGCCGCGGATGGAAGAGCGGGGCGACTTCCTCGGTCACCTCGTCTTTCGCGTGCTGCCGGTCGGACTTGAACAGGTTGCACGCCCGGCAGGCCAGGGCCAGGTTGGACTCCTCGTCGGAGCCCCCTCTCGAGCTGGGCACGATGTGCTCCACCTCGAACGGGAGATTGAAGATGACCTCCGGGGCTCGGCAGTATTCGCAACGGTGGCCGGCTCGCTCGGCGACGGCCGCGTACGGCTTGCTCACGACGAGAGTTCGCGGAGGAGGGCGTCGGCCCGCTCGGTCGCGGCGCGGACCTCGGCGTCGATCAACCGGGCGAGTTCCGCTTCCTTCTGCTCGGTCAGCGCGGAATCGCCAGCCGCGGCCTCCCGTTTCCTTCCCATGAGCTCTCGCAAGCGGCCTCGCTGCTCCGCGGTGAAGTAGCGGTCGGGGGCCATCCCTCGGACGATCACGAGGGTCTGGCCATCCTCCTGGGGGAGTTGCGAGGCGAGCGCATCCAGCGCCTCGCCAGCCGTACGGCCCGCAGCCTGGATGCCCGCGGCAAGGGCACGGTACTCCATGGACGACGGGCCGGACGATTCATGCAACAGGGAGACTCGGGTCATCGCGCACCTCATTCCTTCATGTCCAGATTCTACCTGGGGCCTCGGCGATCCGCGACACCATCAGCCGGCGTGGTTGCGCCACGATCCTATAGGGACGGTGAATAGGGGGATGCCAGGACTTTCTCGATGCCTTCGGCGATCCAGGTAAAATAGGCTGTCTGATGGTCATGGCGTTCGGCCTCATCGGGGTTCGCGCCGGGGGGCGATCGGGCTATGCTCCGGGCATTCAGGAATTCCACACCTTCGACTTGCGGACGGAGCCGCCACGATGCGCGTCCTGATTGTCACCTCGTTCCCGATCCCCGGCGAGTATGACGGCACGGCGATGCTGCCGATCAAGATCCTGCGGGCGCTGAAGTCCCGCGGGGTGGACGTGGCGGTGGCGTACCTGCGGCTGAGGCCTTCCAAGGGGCTGGCGACGGTCGTCGAGGACTTCGAGGGGACGCCGGTGTTCAACGTCCCGCCGGTCGGCTGGGTGGGGGGCTCGGCGCTCCTGAAGATCGCCCGGGAGTGGCCGTTCGACGTGGTCCACGCCCAGCATTACGGCGGGGCGACGCGGGCGTATGCCGCCTGCCGGCGCGGGCAATGGCCGCTCGTGTACGAGATCCACTCGCTGCTGGGCGAGGAGGTGGAGCGCGACCGCCTGGGGCGGGGGCCGGTCTTCCGGGCGTACCTCGCGGTCGAGAAGAAGGTCTTCCGCCACGCGGCTCAGGTGATCGCGCTGGGCGAGCCGGTGAAGCGGGTCGTCGTGGAGAAGAAGGGGGTGCCGGAGGACCGGGTGAGCGTCATCTACCCGGGCATCGACCTGGGCGAGTACGAGCGGCCGGGGCGGCCCGCCGAGATCCCGGGCGTCGGGCCCGAGCACGCGGTGATCATGTACGTCGGCAGCATCGTCCACCCGAACCAGGGGGTCCCGATCCTCGTCGAGTCGCTGCCGAGGATCTTCGAAGCCCGCCCCGACGCCCGCTGCGTCCTCGTGGGCGGGCCGGCGGACGCGGGCGAGCGGTATCGCGCCCAGCTCGGGGAGCACGGGGACAGGCTCGTCGTCCTGACCGGGCAGACGCCGGAGCAGGTCGTCGCGCTGACCCGCCGCGCCGACGTGCTCGTGCACCCTCGGCTCGCCTGCGTGGAGAACTACTCGGTGCAGAGCAAGATCGCCGTGTACCTGGCGGCGGGCCGGCCGATCGTCGCGACCGACTTCGGCGACTACAAGCACCTGCTGGGCGACACCGGCGCGGGGCTGCTGACCGACGTCGCGCCCGGGCCGATCGCCGAGGGCATCCTCCGCGTCCTGGGCGACCCGGGCCTCGCCGCCTCGCTCGCCGCCGCCTGCGGGCCGGTCGCCCGCGAGCATTTCGGCATGGACCGGAACATCGGCCGGTACCTCGAGGTGTACGACCGGGCGATGGCCGCCGGGCCGCGTTGACGGCGGGAGGGGCCGTCCCGGACCCCGGATCCTCATTCGACGCTCCGCCGCGGTGCGCCCATGAACACGGCGCGAGCGGCGGCGAGGGGGCCCTGGCGGCTCCCGTCGGGCGGCCTCGCCGCGATCCCTCCCCCGCTCGGCCGGCGCCATGCTTCCGTGGAGGGACAAGCCAGCATGGCAATCCCCAGTGCGTAGGGCCGTGGGGCGTGCGTGGCGTCGGATGCGGCCCGCCGTGGCGGTCGCACCACGCGGCGGGGAACTCTCGGGTTGTAGCGATTGCAGGGGTCGGGCCGGGCTGCGGCAAAAAGAACTCTCCTGCTCCGATGAAGCCAATTTCATCAGGAATCCGATGACTTCCGACAATTCCGGACGTGATGGACGGCGAGGCGCCGGTGCCCGTCGCCCCACCCCGTGGAAGTCGTGAAGGGGATCGAGGCCGATCCCCTCCCATCGGATCAGGAGGATCCGCGATGCACTGGCTGGTCCTGCTTGCCGCGTCCCTGGGCCAGGTTGCGCCCCCGAACCCCGCGCCGATGATGCCCGCCACCGCCCCCGCCCCCGTCGCCGAGTCATCCGGCCCGGCGGCCGCCGCGACCGCGGCCGTGGAGTCCGCCGTGGCCGACGCCGCGGCCCCCGAGGTGAGCTTCGGCGCACCCGTCGTGCCCATGGTCCCCGCCGCCGCCCCGTACGGCGCGGCCGCCCCCAACTTCAACGAGGCCCGCGGCCTCTTCGAGAGCGACCACGCCTTCGACGGCTTCGTCGGCCCGATGACCGACCCGATCCAGGCCAAGGACGCCCGCTCGCTCACCGAGGCCCGGTTCCTCTTCCTCAGCAACTGGGCCCGGCCCGGCACCCCGGTGGTCGGCCGCGGGACCTACCAGGTGTACGCCCTCCAGCTCCGCCTGGCGGTGACGGAGCGGCTCCAGCTCTTCGCCGACAAGGACGGCATCGTCCGGTTCTCGCCCAATCCGGGCCGGTCGGTGACCGGGCTGGCGAACCTCGCCGCCGGCGCCAAGTACGTCTTCATCCGGGACGTGGAGGACCAGTTCCTGTTCTCCGGTGCCGTCCAGTACGAGGCCCCGACCGGCTACGCCAACATCTTCCAGAACCAGGGCTCGGGCCTGCTGGGCGTCTACGGGATCTTCGCCAAGCAGTTCGGCGACAACTTGCACATCCAGGGGCAGTTCGGCCAGAACATCGCGATGCAGACCCAGCAGAACGGCTACTTCTACACGCACCTGCACGCCGACTACCGGCTCGGCAAGTTCGTCCCGTTCTTCGAGGCCAACTGGTTCTACTACAACCAGGGCGCCCACTACCTGCCGGCCTCCATCGGCATGGAAGGCGCGGGGTTCATCAACCTGGGCACGTCCGGGTTCACGGGCGACAGCATCGTCACCCTCGCCCCCGGCTTCAAGTACGACTTCAACCAGCACCTGGAGCTGGGCACCTGCTACCAGTTCCCGGTCAGCCCCGAGCACAAGTCGCTGTACGGCGACCAGCTGATCGTGGACCTGATCCTCCGCTATTGAGTGCCCTCCGCCGGCATGCCGGGGCCGAGGCGGGGCGGGATTGACCGCCCTCGTCGCCGGCCCCGTGCCGCATCCTCAGTAGTCGCCGGCGCTGATCACCTCGCCGCCGTTGCGGGTGCTCAGCGCCCGCCAGACGTTGAGCGCGGTGGAGTCCTTGACGAACCGCACCGAGCCGTCGCCGAACAGGAGGTTCACGCCGGCGGGGTGGAAGCTGCCGGGCGGGAGCTGGACGGCCATGTTGTTCATCGCCATCATCATGCCCCCGGACATCCCGTCCATCCCGGCGCAGGACCGCGTGTTGGGGGTGGAGACGTGGTTGTAGGTCGTGCCGGCCATCGTGCCGACCGACCAGGCCAGGCCCGACCGGCTGGTGATGGGCATGGCCATCGCCATGTCGAGGTTCGTGCAGTTCTGGTAGGCGGCGGCCAGCGACGTGGCGTTCATCATCTGGTAGAGGCTGCTCCGGGGATCGGGGGTGCCGATCCCCCGGCGCCTCTCGCTGAAGAAGGCGGTGTTGCTGGTGCCGTCCACGAAGGACGCCAGGCGGACGCAGCTCCGGGTGTAGAAGGGCCCCTTCGGCAGCTCGCCGGGGGCGGTCGTGCTGGGGGTCTGCTCGCAGGCGTCGCAGAGCCAGGAGCCCTCGTTGACCGCGTAGCTGACGGTGCCGGGCCACGTCGCGTCCTCGTTGGCGTCCGAGGGGCAGATGAAGGCGGCGATCTTCGCCCGCGAGGCGGTCGAGTTCGCGGGCGAGGAGAAGGCCGGCATGAAGCCCATCATCGAGCCGGCGTCGAAGTCCGGCGTGTCCGGCGGGAAGGCGAAGTTGATGGCGTCGAAGAGGGGCTTCTGCTCGAGGAAGCCCAGGAGCTGGGAGTGGGTGGACCAGCGGGCGTACATGGGGGCCATGGGCATGGTCATCATGTAACTCGGGCCCTTGCCGAAGGGCAGGGCGTTGAACGCGTCGTGGTAGTTGTGAACGGCCAGGCCGATCTGCTTCAGGTTGTTGGTGCACTGGATCCGGCGGGCGGCCTCGCGCGCCGACTGCACGGCCGGCAGCAGGAGGGCGATGAGCACCGCGATGATCGCGATGACCACGAGCAGCTCGATCAGGGTGAAGGCGCGGAGCGATCGGCGGTCGTGCATGGGGCATACTCCGAGGGCGGGACGGGTGCTTCGTGACGGCCCGGGCCGGCGGCGGTCAGCGGCGCTTGCCGGGGGCCTTCGCCGCGGCCGGGGCGTTGTCCATGTTCAGGGTGCGGTTGTAGTCCTCGTCGCGGAGGATGTGGATCGGGTCGACGCCGATCGCCTTGTACTCGACCTGCTTCGGCT from Aquisphaera giovannonii includes these protein-coding regions:
- a CDS encoding SIR2 family protein translates to MSWESTDRTMDLNEFKRQLQGHFSDGLAIIVGSGLSAAEGIPGMGKLADHLLENVPNRITSEVQPEWSPIASDLKNNIDLESALSRNRPSDALEAVIVELTSKLILEAERQVIEQVVNGNKTLRLTRLIPHLLKPENGIPIVTTNYDRLVEVAVEQSGLSLNTLFVGQHFGRLDPESSHLLLCKRIDKTKTGVKLNISKHAVVLKPHGSLDWYQHHSGPVRCPFPLGLQRLIITPGLNKYRDGYNKPFDSHRERANREIDKASRYLILGFGFNDAHLQTHLESELERGKPALVLTHSLTPHAEKLAKGSGRLTALCAAPDHLGTKVISKNGVESIPGASIWDLGHFIQDVLEP
- a CDS encoding XRE family transcriptional regulator; translation: MIERQRPHQGSGLASIKERRVQYQDDPWRLLFAFDPNRAAIPLIGGNKRATGAGTGPSSPSPTSDSAGTSNAWGNEARKTTRLEDDLATLPAAEQQAVRDRAAELIAEEATLRQLREAREQTQAELAKTLHVNQAAISRLERRSDMDLSTLRGFIEAMGGQLEIVARFPDRSVRINPFEALDPELRPEGETPDTTEGADFRIAGLPHS
- a CDS encoding HNH endonuclease; this encodes MSKPYAAVAERAGHRCEYCRAPEVIFNLPFEVEHIVPSSRGGSDEESNLALACRACNLFKSDRQHAKDEVTEEVAPLFHPRLDVWNEHFQVDRDEGSIRGPTAIGRVAVAALQRNRDVQRIARISWMKLQLYP
- a CDS encoding glycosyltransferase family 4 protein; amino-acid sequence: MRVLIVTSFPIPGEYDGTAMLPIKILRALKSRGVDVAVAYLRLRPSKGLATVVEDFEGTPVFNVPPVGWVGGSALLKIAREWPFDVVHAQHYGGATRAYAACRRGQWPLVYEIHSLLGEEVERDRLGRGPVFRAYLAVEKKVFRHAAQVIALGEPVKRVVVEKKGVPEDRVSVIYPGIDLGEYERPGRPAEIPGVGPEHAVIMYVGSIVHPNQGVPILVESLPRIFEARPDARCVLVGGPADAGERYRAQLGEHGDRLVVLTGQTPEQVVALTRRADVLVHPRLACVENYSVQSKIAVYLAAGRPIVATDFGDYKHLLGDTGAGLLTDVAPGPIAEGILRVLGDPGLAASLAAACGPVAREHFGMDRNIGRYLEVYDRAMAAGPR
- a CDS encoding DUF1559 domain-containing protein, with the protein product MHDRRSLRAFTLIELLVVIAIIAVLIALLLPAVQSAREAARRIQCTNNLKQIGLAVHNYHDAFNALPFGKGPSYMMTMPMAPMYARWSTHSQLLGFLEQKPLFDAINFAFPPDTPDFDAGSMMGFMPAFSSPANSTASRAKIAAFICPSDANEDATWPGTVSYAVNEGSWLCDACEQTPSTTAPGELPKGPFYTRSCVRLASFVDGTSNTAFFSERRRGIGTPDPRSSLYQMMNATSLAAAYQNCTNLDMAMAMPITSRSGLAWSVGTMAGTTYNHVSTPNTRSCAGMDGMSGGMMMAMNNMAVQLPPGSFHPAGVNLLFGDGSVRFVKDSTALNVWRALSTRNGGEVISAGDY